The following coding sequences lie in one Ostrea edulis chromosome 8, xbOstEdul1.1, whole genome shotgun sequence genomic window:
- the LOC125662447 gene encoding uncharacterized protein LOC125662447 isoform X1 — MKMAHSKLSVPSLGTPQHFLECDIKDCERKCQFYCNPCHQQMCEQCRDEHLKNSGYKNHEVVLYQQRKRQLPVEKCKIHPTKDIDMLCEECQVPLCSKCATQKHHRGHIFIDLETVYAENMALCLGEISKIHEYFLPTSQDLQKEIKGDSTEIKMIMDSLRTAMKVDGESLTSIVNEVVSKNIQQVDNIEQSLLEKLQSQDTTVKDYISYLHDLVKEFHNYLSSSKLTDIIPKLSEKFKDIRPLPEKTKPVTPVFTVSQYSKDDVAKLLGKINFKDTKAEIRKSKPMEIVSSTSMESTSQQKKRDRDTKSDVKQTMSLSSSVTEVRKFHVLDVNNASHMSLYKSGRLWVSDNHGNLVRTDVMGNQLQKIRISAGMCVHTVAQDGDLIFIDSDNKVIYKITLDYNITEFIKTGDWTPGSIYSSLINGDILVGIGKDKESKVMRYNKTGKELQNIKKDNIGQKLYTVPIYITENVNGDVCVSYFNEKAVVVVNKSGQHRFSYTGWKSGFRPFGICTDVLGHILVCDLHSVHLLDQDGQFLSLLLTEHGVYSPLCVCVDDENKLYVGNQYNNIVTVYKYLQ; from the exons atgaag ATGGCACATTCCAAATTGAGCGTACCAAGCTTGGGTACACCCCAGCACTTTTTAGAGTGTGACATTAAAGACTGTGAGAGGAAATGTCAATTTTACTGCAATCCTTGCCATCAGCAGATGTGTGAACAATGCAGAGACGAACATCTGAAGAATTCAGGATACAAGAACCATGAGGTGGTCCTTTACCAACAACGAAAGCGACAACTGCCTGTGGAGAAATGCAAGATCCACCCCACTAAAGATATAGACATGCTTTGTGAGGAATGCCAAGTTCCACTATGTTCCAAGTGTGCGACCCAGAAACATCATCGTGGGCATATATTTATTGATCTGGAGACAGTTTATGCAGAAAATATGGCACTTTGCCTTGGGGAGATATCCAAAATCCACGAATATTTCCTTCCAACATCACAAGATTTACAGAAAGAAATAAAAGGCGATTCCACAGAAATAAAGATGATCATGGACAGCTTAAGAACAGCCATGAAGGTTGATGGAGAGTCCCTCACAAGCATAGTTAACGAAGTGGTgtcaaaaaatatacaacaagTGGACAACATAGAACAGTCATTGCTGGAGAAATTACAGAGTCAAGATACAACAGTGAAAGATTACATTTCATATCTACATGACCTTGTCAAAGAGTTCCATAACTACCTGTCTTCTTCAAAGCTTACAGATATAATTCCTAAACTTTCTGAGAAGTTCAAGGATATCCGACCCCTACCAGAGAAAACAAAACCGGTTACACCAGTGTTTACTGTTAGTCAATATAGCAAAGATGATGTTGCCAAATTActtggaaaaataaattttaaagacaCAAAAGCAGAAATAAGAAAATCAAAACCCATGGAAATTGTTTCTTCAACATCAATGGAATCTACAAGTCAACAGAAGAAACGAGACAGAGATACGAAATCTGATGTGaaacaaacaatgtctctaTCTTCCTCTGTCACTGAGGTCAGGAAGTTTCATGTCCTAGATGTTAACAATGCATCCCATATGTCACTATATAAATCAGGCAGACTCTGGGTCAGTGACAATCATGGTAACCTTGTCCGAACAGATGTAATGGGGAATCAGCTACAAAAGATACGAATCAGTGCTGGAATGTGCGTCCACACAGTCGCACAGGACGGGGATCTGATCTTTATAGACAGTGATAATAAAGTCATCTATAAGATAACACTGGATTACAATATCACAGAATTCATTAAAACAGGCGACTGGACACCAGGCTCCATATACTCCTCCCTCATCAACGGGGACATTCTGGTGGGGATAGGGAAGGATAAAGAGAGTAAAGTCATGCGGTACAACAAGACAGGAAAAGAACTACAGAACATAAAGAAGGATAACATAGGACAGAAACTATATACTGTTCCAATCTATATCACAGAAAACGTCAACGGAGATGTCTGTGTGTCATACTTTAATGAAAAGGCTGTAGTGGTGGTGAATAAATCAGGACAACACAGGTTTTCCTACACAGGGTGGAAGTCAGGGTTCCGTCCCTTTGGAATATGTACTGATGTCCTCGGTCACATCCTGGTGTGTGATTTACACTCTGTTCATCTCCTTGATCAGGACGGTCAATTCTTGTCTCTATTACTCACAGAACACGGGGTATACAGTCCCTTGTGTGTGTGCGTGGATGATGAGAACAAGCTTTATGTGGGAAATCAATACAACAACATAGTGACAGTGTACAAGTATCTCCAGTGA
- the LOC125662447 gene encoding uncharacterized protein LOC125662447 isoform X2: protein MAHSKLSVPSLGTPQHFLECDIKDCERKCQFYCNPCHQQMCEQCRDEHLKNSGYKNHEVVLYQQRKRQLPVEKCKIHPTKDIDMLCEECQVPLCSKCATQKHHRGHIFIDLETVYAENMALCLGEISKIHEYFLPTSQDLQKEIKGDSTEIKMIMDSLRTAMKVDGESLTSIVNEVVSKNIQQVDNIEQSLLEKLQSQDTTVKDYISYLHDLVKEFHNYLSSSKLTDIIPKLSEKFKDIRPLPEKTKPVTPVFTVSQYSKDDVAKLLGKINFKDTKAEIRKSKPMEIVSSTSMESTSQQKKRDRDTKSDVKQTMSLSSSVTEVRKFHVLDVNNASHMSLYKSGRLWVSDNHGNLVRTDVMGNQLQKIRISAGMCVHTVAQDGDLIFIDSDNKVIYKITLDYNITEFIKTGDWTPGSIYSSLINGDILVGIGKDKESKVMRYNKTGKELQNIKKDNIGQKLYTVPIYITENVNGDVCVSYFNEKAVVVVNKSGQHRFSYTGWKSGFRPFGICTDVLGHILVCDLHSVHLLDQDGQFLSLLLTEHGVYSPLCVCVDDENKLYVGNQYNNIVTVYKYLQ, encoded by the coding sequence ATGGCACATTCCAAATTGAGCGTACCAAGCTTGGGTACACCCCAGCACTTTTTAGAGTGTGACATTAAAGACTGTGAGAGGAAATGTCAATTTTACTGCAATCCTTGCCATCAGCAGATGTGTGAACAATGCAGAGACGAACATCTGAAGAATTCAGGATACAAGAACCATGAGGTGGTCCTTTACCAACAACGAAAGCGACAACTGCCTGTGGAGAAATGCAAGATCCACCCCACTAAAGATATAGACATGCTTTGTGAGGAATGCCAAGTTCCACTATGTTCCAAGTGTGCGACCCAGAAACATCATCGTGGGCATATATTTATTGATCTGGAGACAGTTTATGCAGAAAATATGGCACTTTGCCTTGGGGAGATATCCAAAATCCACGAATATTTCCTTCCAACATCACAAGATTTACAGAAAGAAATAAAAGGCGATTCCACAGAAATAAAGATGATCATGGACAGCTTAAGAACAGCCATGAAGGTTGATGGAGAGTCCCTCACAAGCATAGTTAACGAAGTGGTgtcaaaaaatatacaacaagTGGACAACATAGAACAGTCATTGCTGGAGAAATTACAGAGTCAAGATACAACAGTGAAAGATTACATTTCATATCTACATGACCTTGTCAAAGAGTTCCATAACTACCTGTCTTCTTCAAAGCTTACAGATATAATTCCTAAACTTTCTGAGAAGTTCAAGGATATCCGACCCCTACCAGAGAAAACAAAACCGGTTACACCAGTGTTTACTGTTAGTCAATATAGCAAAGATGATGTTGCCAAATTActtggaaaaataaattttaaagacaCAAAAGCAGAAATAAGAAAATCAAAACCCATGGAAATTGTTTCTTCAACATCAATGGAATCTACAAGTCAACAGAAGAAACGAGACAGAGATACGAAATCTGATGTGaaacaaacaatgtctctaTCTTCCTCTGTCACTGAGGTCAGGAAGTTTCATGTCCTAGATGTTAACAATGCATCCCATATGTCACTATATAAATCAGGCAGACTCTGGGTCAGTGACAATCATGGTAACCTTGTCCGAACAGATGTAATGGGGAATCAGCTACAAAAGATACGAATCAGTGCTGGAATGTGCGTCCACACAGTCGCACAGGACGGGGATCTGATCTTTATAGACAGTGATAATAAAGTCATCTATAAGATAACACTGGATTACAATATCACAGAATTCATTAAAACAGGCGACTGGACACCAGGCTCCATATACTCCTCCCTCATCAACGGGGACATTCTGGTGGGGATAGGGAAGGATAAAGAGAGTAAAGTCATGCGGTACAACAAGACAGGAAAAGAACTACAGAACATAAAGAAGGATAACATAGGACAGAAACTATATACTGTTCCAATCTATATCACAGAAAACGTCAACGGAGATGTCTGTGTGTCATACTTTAATGAAAAGGCTGTAGTGGTGGTGAATAAATCAGGACAACACAGGTTTTCCTACACAGGGTGGAAGTCAGGGTTCCGTCCCTTTGGAATATGTACTGATGTCCTCGGTCACATCCTGGTGTGTGATTTACACTCTGTTCATCTCCTTGATCAGGACGGTCAATTCTTGTCTCTATTACTCACAGAACACGGGGTATACAGTCCCTTGTGTGTGTGCGTGGATGATGAGAACAAGCTTTATGTGGGAAATCAATACAACAACATAGTGACAGTGTACAAGTATCTCCAGTGA